The Armatimonadota bacterium DNA window TTGATTTGGCTTCTGGGTTCTTTTCGCCGTGGGGATGCTCGCCAGGACCGTGGTTGTGGCCTTCGTGGCCCGGTTCGGGCTTTGCGACGTTTTCTTGTTTAATGGCGGCCTGTGTCTTGGTTTTAACCTCGTCGACCGAATAGGGCTTGACCGGCTGATTGACGACCGGCTCCTCGCCTGCCGACTCCATCGGGTCTTTGGGATCGAGATTGCGGCCCGAAAGGTTGGCGGCAAAGATCACAAGGATCAAGATAAGCGCAATAAGAGCGACCGAAATTCCGCGCTGTGGCATGAGTGCATACCTCCGTTTAGAGTATACCGCCGTTTAGACGCTTTGGGTTCCCGCCTAAGTTCAAACCCTACTCGGTCTGGGTCTTCAGCGCGCGGAAGCCGACCAGTTCTTGCTTCTTCTCGTCCCACAGGTGCAGGAAAAGAGATTTGAAGCTCTTCCAGATGCTTATCGGCTCAATGTTCTGCAGCTCCGGCACCTCGTCGAACACCTGTTGAAGGGTGTAGTTGGGGATTCTCGGTCTAAGGTGATGGATGTGATGCAAGCCGATGTTGCCCGTAAACCACTGAAGCCACCCAGGCAACTTGTAGTACGAGCTTCCTTCGAGAGCGGCTTTGATCGGGTCCCATTCGTCGTGGCGCTGCCAATAGACATCTTCGTATTGATGCTGGATGTAGAAGAGCCAGACGCCGAGCGTGCCGGAAATCATCATGATGGGGACCTGGATCATCAGATAGGTTTTGAGGCCGATCGTGTAATGCATCGTCACCCATAGGGCGACGAGAGCAACGTTTGTGATGTAGACGCTGCGCCGCTCGCGAGGCTGGGCGTTTTTGGAAGCAAATCGCTGCAAAATCATGAACATCACCAGGGGACCGATGATGAACATGACAAAGGGATTGCGGTAGACGCGAAAAGCGACCTTGGTGTACCAAGGGGCGCTCTTGTATTCGTCGATGGTCAGCGTCCAGATGTCGCCGTGGCCGCGCTCGTCCAGATTGCCGACCGATGCATGGTGCTCGGCGTGGCTGAGTCGCCACTCTTCATAAGGCGTGTAGGTGATGATGCCTGTCAGATATCCCAGGAACGTATTCCACTTCTTTGACGGCAGAAACGAGCCGTGGCCGCAGTCGTGAAAGAAGATGAAAATCCGAACCAGCAGGCCGGACGCCAGCACGAGGGGCGGCAACAACAGCCAATAAGAGTAGCCTTGATTGATCATCCATATCATGAGCGCCCAGAGACCAAAGAAAGGGAGCATGGTATCGAGCAACTGGCCTACGGCTTTCTTTACATCGGGCTTCTCATACTTCGATAACGAACGGTACCAATCGGCGCGCACAACGCTTGCCTTATCGAAACTCACTGGCGCTTCCATGTGCCTCCTACAACTCTAAGTCAAGTCAATTTTTTGGCGAGTCGCCAAGTGGCTTATTATGACACGGAGTAAGGGCTTTCCGCAACATAGCCAGGAGTTCGCCCAGCGACGGCGAATTTGGCGCAAATCCCAAACTCACGGAGAAACGAATGTACGTTGGCATATTGACGGCTCCTTTCGGCGATGCGCCTTTGGAGCATGTCTTCAAGTTCGCATCGCAAAACGGCTTTGGCGGGATCGAACTGGCCTGCGGCTATGGGCACCCTCACTTTGATCTGCGCCAGCCAAACACCGACCTGCTGAAGTCGATGATTGACAGCTACGGCGTGCCGCTTTCGGCCATCGCTTGTTACTGCAACAATACCGATGCCGATCCGACGCGCCGAGCCGAGAACAATGCGGCGATCAAGATCGCTATAGATGCAGCGGCAACGCTCGGGGTTGAGATCGTGTGCACCTTGGCCGGGTTGCCGCCTGCAGGCAAAAGCCGGACGCAGACGATCGAAGAGGATTGCCTCCAGGTGTTTCCGCCGTTGCTCGACTATGCCGGCGGCAAAGGCGTCAAGATCGCGCTGGAGAATTGGTTTGCCACCAATATCATGGCGCTCGACCATTGGCAGAGGCTCTTCGAGGTTGTGCCTCACGAGAACTTTGGCCTCAACTACGACCCTTCGCACCTGCTCTGGCAAGGCATCGACTACGTTACCGCCGTCAGCCTTTTCGCCCCGCGCATCTTTCACACGCACGCCAAGGACACCGAGATCGTGGACGAGCGGCTGAGGTTTGTGGGCAATCACGGCTCGGGATGGTGGCGATATGTGATCCCCGGCTTTGGTCGCGTACAGTGGGGAGAGTACATAGCAGCCCTTCGCAAGATCGGTTACAACGGCACGCTCTCTATCGAGCATGAGGACGGCGCGGTCGGGCGCGAAGAGGGATTCCTGATCGGTCGCAACTACCTTAAGCAGTTCATCGCGTGAACTGGGAGCGGCTTCAGGCAGACACGGTCGCCTGCGATCGATGCGCTCGGCTTCGCGATCACTGCAGGCGCGTCGCCGAGGTCAAGCGGGCGTCCTATCGCGATCAGGAGTATTGGGCAAGACCGGTGCCGAACTTTGGCGACCCAGCCTCGCCTATCTTAATGGTGGGGCTGGCGCCCGGAGCGCACGGCTCGAACCGGACGGGCCGAATGTTCACAGGAGACGGCTCGGGGGATTTTCTCTATCGAGCGCTCCATGCCGTGGGGTTGTGCAATCGGCCTTGGGCAGTCGGCCTGGACGATGGCCTGAAACTGAACGGGATCGCGATCACCGCCGTCGCCCGCTGCGCCCCTCCCGGCAACAAGCCGAACGCCGAAGAATTGGCCAACTGCCGCCCCTATTTCGAGCGCACGGCAGACCTGATGCCGAATCTAAAACTGTTTTTTGCCCTTGGCAAGATCGCCTTTGATGAAACGGTACGGCTTGCTCGATTGAGAGGTTGGTTGGACGCAAAAGCGACGTTTGCGCACGACAGCGCGATCGAGTTGACCGACGGTCGATGGCTGCTCGGTTGCTATCATCCGAGCCAACAGAACACGTTTACCGGCAGGCTCACCCCTGAGATGATGGTACGGGTGCTGCTGAGAGCCATTCGCTTGGCAGGATGAAGCGGCCCCTTGGCGAACGCAACTGGCATGAAGATTCTCGCTGTCGCTTTGGCCCTGTTTGGGCATATTGCTTTCTCGCAGAACGCCGACATGCTCAGTCGGTTGGAGTTTCGCAGCATCGGACCGGCCAACATGGGCGGCCGCACGACAGACGTTGAGGGCGTCCCCGGCGATCCGGCAGTGATGTACGTCGGCACCGGCTCGGGCGGCGCCTGGAAGACGCTGAACGGCGGCAAGACTTGGCGCGCGCTGTTGGATCGCAAGGGCACGCTTTCGGTCGGCGACATGGCGCTGAACCCCAACAATCCCGAAGAGATTTGGCTGGGTTCGGGCGAGGCCAACGTGCGCAACAGCGTTTCGTTCGGCAACGGGGTCTACAAATCGACCGACGGCGGCGAGACTTGGACCCACCTTGGGCTAAAAGAGACGCGCCACATTGCGCGAATGCTCGTTCATCCGCGGGATTCCGATACGGTCTACGTTGCGGCGGTCGGCCACATCTATGGCCCGCATCCCGAGCGAGGCGTATTTGTTACCAAAGACGGCGGAAAGAGCTGGAACAAGACGCTCTACATTGACGATCAGCACGGTGCCAGCGATATCGACATCGATCCGCGCAACCCCAACATCGTCTACGCCGGAATGTGGAAGTTTGAGCGCAAGATGTGGACGCACACCAGCGGCAGCGAGAACGGCGGCCTGTTCAAATCGATCGACGGCGGGATGACCTGGAAGAAGGTTACCAACGGCCTGCCTAAGCTAGTGGGGCGGATTGCCGTAAAGGTTGCCCCCAGCAGCCCGAACATCGTCTATGTTGCCGCAGAGACGAACGAGGGCGTGCTGTTTCGGTCGGACGATCACGGCCAATCGTTTAGACGGGTCAGCGAGCAGCAAGAGATCATCTCGAGAGGCTTCTACTACACGGACATTCGAGTCGATCCGGTCAACCCGAATCGAGTCTATGCGCTGGCCGCTTCGATGTTTGTGTCGATCGATGGCGGGACGACTTTTCGGCGCATTTCTGGCTCGACGCACTCGGATTATCATGCGCTTTGGATCGACCCGAAAGACCCACGGCGCATCTGGCAGGGCCAGGACGGCGGCTTTGCCGTTTCGTACGACATGGGCGAGAACTGGGACCCGATCAACAACATCCCGCTCGGTCAGTTTTATCAGGTTTTCGCCGACAATGCCCTGCCCTTCTACAACGTCTCGGGCGGATTGCAGGACAATGGAAGCTGGAGAGGCCCTTCGCGCACCAAGGAAGGCGGCATCGTCAACGATCATTGGAAGATGGTCAGCTTCGGCGACGGCTACTTTACGCTCGCCCACCCAAAAGACCCGGAATGGATGATCTCCGAATCGCAGGGCGGCAACGTCGTTCGCACTCACATGGGCCGCGGTATACAGGAGAACATCAGCCCCCAGCCCAGGCGCAACGACGGCGGCCCGGTCAATCAGCTCAAGTATCGCTTTAACTGGAACACGCCCGTCGTGCCATCTCCGCACGACGACAACACGGTCTATGTGGGCGGCAACGTGGTCTTCCGCTCCAAGGACTTCGGCTCGACGTGGGAGATTATCAGCCCCGACCTGACTACCAACGATCCGGCAAAGCAGGGCGAGGCAGGCGGTCCTATTTGGCGCGAGAACACGACGGCCGAGTACCACTGCACGATCATCTCGCTGGCCGAATCGCCCATCAAGCGCGGCGTTATCTGGTCGGGATCGGACGATGGAAAGCTTTTTGTTACCATGGACGACGGTCGGAATTGGACGGAGTTGACGGTTCCCGGCGTGCCGGCGCATTCCCCCGTCTCGCACGTAGAGCCATCGCGCGCCGATGCCAACGTCTGCTACGTCGCCTTCGACCGCCACATGTTCGACGACTATCGGCCCTATATCTTTAAGACGACCGACGGCGGACGAACCTGGCGGAGCATCAGCGGCGATCTGCCCGAGATGGCCGAAGTCTGGGTCGTCAAAGAAGACCCGCGGAACACGAATCTGCTCTACGCGGGCACCGAAATCGGACTGTACGCCTCTTGGGAGACCGGCAAATGGTTCTTCCTGGGGCTGGGCAATCTTCCGGACGTATCGGTGCACGACATTGCGATCCATCCGCGAGAGAACGACCTGATTGTTGGCACGCACGGTCGCAGTATCTGGGTCTTTGACGAGGCGACGCCCATCCAAGACCTGTCCAAGGCGGTCGCTGCGGGCGATTCCTATCTGTTCGAGGTCAAGCGAGCGATGCGGCACACCTCTCGCTTTGCTCGATTCGGAGGCGGGGATCGAGCGTATGTTGCGAACGTGCCGCCCTATGGAGCCCCGATCAGCTACTACCTGAAATCGAAGCCCGCGGGCCGGATGCAATTGGAGATACTGAACGACAAGGGCGAGGTTGTGCGGGAGATCAACAACGCTCCCACCGAGGCGGGCGTCAACAGAGTCTATTGGGACCTTCGCGTTACGCCGCCGCGCACTCGGCGCACGCCTCCGCCCCAACCTACAGGCGGTCGGGGGCGAGGCTTCTCGCCCGGCATTAACGCTCTGCCCGGCAAGTATACGGCGAGACTAACCATCGGCGATAAAAAGCTGGAAACACCCATCGAAGTTACCCTAGAGCCCGCATTGGAACCGGTCCGGCAGAACATCGTTCGCGGCCATGCCTTAGCCGTGGAAGGCACCGAAATGAACGCCGCGCTGAGAGAGGCGATCAATGCGCTGACCTCCGTCGAGGAGCAGCTGAGACATGTGCAGGGCGTGGTTCGGGCGAGGCTCGAAGGCGCAGCCCGTACAGAGTCAGAAAAGGCCGTGGAAGACGCCCTGAAACATGCGGGCGACCTCAAAGCGATTGCCGATGCGCCTGCCTCTAGCCCCCAATGGGCGAGCGGACCAAGGATGCGAAGCCGCCTACAGTCCGCATCGGGAGCGATGGACGGACCAACGGGCCCAACCAAAGCCCAGATCGAGTTCTTTGAGGAGATGAAGGCCGAATATCGCGACTTTATGACCAAGGCGAACAGTTTCCTGACCCGCGAGATCGAAGGCGTCAACCAAGTACTGAAAAAACACAACGCGCCGATAATCCTTAGCGGCGGGGCGATCAATCCGTAGCCGGGCCGCGCTTTACTGGTAGATTTGGCGGATAACTAATCCCGCCAGAAGCGCCTAAGATTTACCTGGACGCAGTTTGCCAGGAGGGCGCGGTCTATGTTCGTTATCATTGGTACGGTCGTGATGTTTGGCGCCATTCTTGGCGGCTACATCATGCACGGCGGTCAGATCGGCGCGCTGATTCAGATCTCGGAAATCATCATTCTGAACGGCGCGGCGCTCGGCGCCATGCTCATTGGCAGCGGCATGTCGGGCCTTATGACCGTCTTCAAAGCGGTGCTCGGCACGCTTAAACCCAGTCCCTACACCAAGCCTGCCTTTCTCGATTCGCTCAAGATGCTCTATGCGCTCTTCACTTTGGCGCGAAAGGAGGGGCTGTTGGCGCTGGAACAGCATGTCGAACGACCGGAAGAAAGCGCCATCTTTAGCCAGAACCCGACCTTCTTGGCCAACCACCATGCCACTCACTTCTTTTGCGATACGATGAAGGTCGTTTTGACCGGCTCCGTGGGCGCGTACGAGCTGAGCGACCTGACCGAGACCGACTTGGAATCTCACCACCACGAGGCGATGAAACCGGTCGATATTCTCTCCAAGGTCGGCGATGCGATGCCTGCGTTCGGAATCGTTGCGGCGGTTCTGGGCGTCGTTATCACCATGGGCGCCATCGATGGATCGCCGGCCGAGATCGGGCACAAGGTCGCCGCCGCGCTAGTCGGCACGCTGTTGGGAATCTTGATGGCCTACGGCGTGTTTCAGCCGCTGGCGCAAGCGGTCGAGGCGATCGTAAAGGCCGAGGAGCAGTATCTGCAGTGCATTCGCCATGCCCTCATTTCATTCGCTCGGGGCGATGCGCCTATGACGTGCGTCGAGTTTGCCCGGCGCTCGATCGAACCGACTTACCGGCCCACCTTCGAAGAGTTGGAAGAGGCGGCGAAGGGCGCCGTCTCGGCCGCGGCCAACCAGGCGCAGGCGGCATAAGGCATGGCTGACGAAATCCGCGTAATAAAGAAGAAAAAAGGCGGGCACGGACACCACGGCGGCGCATGGAAGGTGGCCTATGCCGACTTTGTAACGGCTATGATGGCCTTCTTCTTGGTCATGTGGCTGATCGGGCTGGATTCGGAAACGCGGCGAGCCATAGCGGGCTACTTTCGAGACCCAAGCGGCATCTTGGAAGTCCAGCCCCAGGGCAAAAGCCCCATTGAATTGGAGGGCTTTAAGCCGCCGACCACGGCAAAGGACAACGAGTCGCGCGAAAGCCCGCAAGGCAAGAAGCCAAAGACCAAGGAAGAGCAGCAAAAGAGCTTCGCTCAGATCAAGCAATCGCTGGAAAAGGCCTTTGCAGCCATGCGCGATCTGGCCGCTCTGAAAGATCATCTGACGGTCAAGATCGTGGACGAAGGCTTGCGGATCGAACTAGTCGAAGGCGCGGAGCCGCTCTTTTTCGAGCTAGGAAGCGCGCGCATGAAGCCTGCCGCGGTCAAGGCGTTCGGATTGATCGGCGCAGAGGTTTCGAAGCTGGACAATCCGATCGTGGTCGAAGGCCATACCGACAGCCGTCCCTATGCTCACGGACGAAGCTACACCAACTGGGAATTGTCGTCGGACCGTGCGAATGCCGCCCGCCGGGCTTTAGAAGACTCCGGCGTGCCGACCGACCAAGTATCGAGCGTTCGAGGCTATGCAGATGCACGCTTGAGAGTACCGAGCGATCCATACCACTTCTCAAACCGGCGCGTCAGTCTGCTGCTGCCCTATCTGTCGGACAAGAAGATATTGAGCGTTGAAGGCGGCGCGGTCGAAAGCGCGAACGAACCGCACGACAAGCGGTAGAATCGGAGCGCGATGCGTTTCGTAGACCTCTTTTGCGGCATTGGGGGCTTTCATCTGGCGGCGGTCGAGGCGTGTCGCTCCCTTGGGATTTCCAGCGAATGCGCGTTCGCCTGCGACATAGACCCAGACTGCAGGCGCGTTTACCGAGTGAACTTTGGCTTTGAACCCGTAGGCGACGTTACAACCATCGCTTCCTCGGAGATTCCTGATCACGATCTGTTGCTGGCCGGTTTTCCCTGCCAACCCTTTAGCATCGCGGGCGCGATGAAGGGATTCGAGGACACTCGCGGCACGCTCTTCTTTGAGATCGCGCGAATCTTGGACGCCAAACGACCGGCTGCCTTTGTGCTGGAGAACGTTAAAGCCCTGGCAGGCCACCGTAAAGGCGAGACTTTGCGAACGATCCTGGAAACGCTTCGAGGTTTGGGTTATCGGGCCGAATGGCGGGTAGTGAACGCGCTAGACTTTGGCCTCCCGCAAAAGCGAGAGCGAGTCTTCATTGTCGGGTTCAAGGACTCTCGCGCGAACTTTGAGTGGCCAACGGGCGGCGCACGAATGAGGCCCTTGTCAGCCCTATTGGAGCGTTCGGTGGCGGACAAGTTCTTCGCGTCGGAGGATATTCGACGCAAAAGAGCCATCGCGCATCGTCCGGGAGCAGAGCCGACCATCTGGCACGAGAACAAGAGCGGCCATGTGAGCAAGCACCCGTTCTCTTGCGCTTTGCGCGCGGGGGCGTCGCACAACTATCTTTTGGTGGACGGCGTGCGGCGGCTGACAGAGCGGGAGATGCTGAGATTGCAGGGCTTTCCGGAGGACTTTCAAATTGTCTGCACTTATAGCCAGACGCGGCGCCAAGCGGGGAATGCGGTGCCCGTACCGGTCGCTTCGGCGGTGATTCGGTCGGCGCTTAAGACGATTTTTTAGGGTCGAATCGTACTCAAAATTGTGCTACATTTTCTCAAAAGGCCGTTCGTTGGGGGAACGCCCTTCGGAACGCCACCCTTCCGGGTGGCCCTTCTTTGCGTCTTTTGCGAGAACCGATCCTTTCCACGTAAGTTGCGCAAAGCGGGCCCGGCGATAGCGGCGTTCCGATCATCGGCTCGCGGGGACGCTCGCCCGCCCGTTAATTTGGTCTGACGAAAGGGATTTTTTCAAAATGTAGCACAATTTTGAGTACGAATCGAACCCTGTGCAATCCTAAAAGGGGCCAGGCGGAAGCCTGGCGTTCCGAACGCCGTTACGGGAGGCCGACTACGCTTCAATCCGCCTCAGCCAGAGTTTGCCGTCCTCTACGATCGCGTCCGCCTCGCCCAAGCGCAGAAGCTCCAAGACCGCCATGAAAAACAGCACCACGTCCAGTCGTGTGAATGGCGGCTCTAAGACCGACTCGAACTCGACCGGCTCTTCCGATCGGTTCAGCACGGCCAGCAGTTCGATCATTCGCATCTTGATCGAGTAGCGCGGTCGTTCGGGGATGGCGAGCGGCTCCCTCGACGCGCGCTCCAAAAGTCGCCTTAAAGATTTGGCCAGTTCGTCGGCGGGCAACGCGCCGAAAGGCGGCGGCAGTTCGTAATCGTCATAGGCCGGATCGGCTCGGCGGAAGAAGACCAGCGACCGCGCGGCCTCCAGCGTCTTCAAGAGCCGACCCAACTCGCGATATTCGTCGGGCAGCGGTTCCGGCGGCTCTGGCTCTTCTTCCGGCTCGGGGGGAGGCGCCAACAGTCGTTCGGCTTTTCGTTCGACCAAATAGGCCAGCGCGGCCGCCGTATCCGCGCCTTCGTCCAAGTCTTGAACTTGGCGGAAGTAATCGATCAGCTCGGCGGCAAGGGGCGCAAGGGGCACGTCGATCAGGTCTAATTTGCGCCGTTGCACTAAGTACAGTAGCCAGCCTAGCGAGCCTTCTCCCTGCTCCAGATGAACGGGCATGTGGGGAGGCGCTTGCTCGGCCGTGCCCAGGTGGAACTTGCGCATTGAGCGGATTGTACCTAAATCGACTGTCGCAGCCGATCCACGTTGACCCCGGAGACCACGGCTTTCCAAAGGCAGACATCGCGCGAGCCTTGCTCGTCCACAGCGCCGAACACTGGATAGTTGGCGTCCTCCGTCCGCATCAGCGCGGCATCGAAGATGATCGGAGCGCCGGAGACCTCTACAACGTGGGAGGGCCAAGAGGCCG harbors:
- a CDS encoding OmpA family protein yields the protein MADEIRVIKKKKGGHGHHGGAWKVAYADFVTAMMAFFLVMWLIGLDSETRRAIAGYFRDPSGILEVQPQGKSPIELEGFKPPTTAKDNESRESPQGKKPKTKEEQQKSFAQIKQSLEKAFAAMRDLAALKDHLTVKIVDEGLRIELVEGAEPLFFELGSARMKPAAVKAFGLIGAEVSKLDNPIVVEGHTDSRPYAHGRSYTNWELSSDRANAARRALEDSGVPTDQVSSVRGYADARLRVPSDPYHFSNRRVSLLLPYLSDKKILSVEGGAVESANEPHDKR
- a CDS encoding fatty acid desaturase, which codes for MIWMINQGYSYWLLLPPLVLASGLLVRIFIFFHDCGHGSFLPSKKWNTFLGYLTGIITYTPYEEWRLSHAEHHASVGNLDERGHGDIWTLTIDEYKSAPWYTKVAFRVYRNPFVMFIIGPLVMFMILQRFASKNAQPRERRSVYITNVALVALWVTMHYTIGLKTYLMIQVPIMMISGTLGVWLFYIQHQYEDVYWQRHDEWDPIKAALEGSSYYKLPGWLQWFTGNIGLHHIHHLRPRIPNYTLQQVFDEVPELQNIEPISIWKSFKSLFLHLWDEKKQELVGFRALKTQTE
- the motA gene encoding flagellar motor stator protein MotA, yielding MFVIIGTVVMFGAILGGYIMHGGQIGALIQISEIIILNGAALGAMLIGSGMSGLMTVFKAVLGTLKPSPYTKPAFLDSLKMLYALFTLARKEGLLALEQHVERPEESAIFSQNPTFLANHHATHFFCDTMKVVLTGSVGAYELSDLTETDLESHHHEAMKPVDILSKVGDAMPAFGIVAAVLGVVITMGAIDGSPAEIGHKVAAALVGTLLGILMAYGVFQPLAQAVEAIVKAEEQYLQCIRHALISFARGDAPMTCVEFARRSIEPTYRPTFEELEEAAKGAVSAAANQAQAA
- the dcm gene encoding DNA (cytosine-5-)-methyltransferase, which gives rise to MRFVDLFCGIGGFHLAAVEACRSLGISSECAFACDIDPDCRRVYRVNFGFEPVGDVTTIASSEIPDHDLLLAGFPCQPFSIAGAMKGFEDTRGTLFFEIARILDAKRPAAFVLENVKALAGHRKGETLRTILETLRGLGYRAEWRVVNALDFGLPQKRERVFIVGFKDSRANFEWPTGGARMRPLSALLERSVADKFFASEDIRRKRAIAHRPGAEPTIWHENKSGHVSKHPFSCALRAGASHNYLLVDGVRRLTEREMLRLQGFPEDFQIVCTYSQTRRQAGNAVPVPVASAVIRSALKTIF
- a CDS encoding uracil-DNA glycosylase, which gives rise to MNWERLQADTVACDRCARLRDHCRRVAEVKRASYRDQEYWARPVPNFGDPASPILMVGLAPGAHGSNRTGRMFTGDGSGDFLYRALHAVGLCNRPWAVGLDDGLKLNGIAITAVARCAPPGNKPNAEELANCRPYFERTADLMPNLKLFFALGKIAFDETVRLARLRGWLDAKATFAHDSAIELTDGRWLLGCYHPSQQNTFTGRLTPEMMVRVLLRAIRLAG
- a CDS encoding sugar phosphate isomerase/epimerase, with the protein product MYVGILTAPFGDAPLEHVFKFASQNGFGGIELACGYGHPHFDLRQPNTDLLKSMIDSYGVPLSAIACYCNNTDADPTRRAENNAAIKIAIDAAATLGVEIVCTLAGLPPAGKSRTQTIEEDCLQVFPPLLDYAGGKGVKIALENWFATNIMALDHWQRLFEVVPHENFGLNYDPSHLLWQGIDYVTAVSLFAPRIFHTHAKDTEIVDERLRFVGNHGSGWWRYVIPGFGRVQWGEYIAALRKIGYNGTLSIEHEDGAVGREEGFLIGRNYLKQFIA